In one window of Chryseobacterium sp. JV274 DNA:
- a CDS encoding diphthine--ammonia ligase codes for MKPKALFNWSSGKDSALALYKILQADQYEISTLLTSINEEFQRISMHGVHVSLLEKQTESLGISLIKMELPKEPSMEEYQQIMSKTMAGIQAQGITHSVFGDIFLEDLRKYREDQLNAIGMKALFPLWKQDTSNLIHEFLELGFKTIVTCVNGTYLDKSFAGRIIDQKFIDDLPENVDPCGENGEFHTFTFDGPIFKNPVNFEIGETVKKTYPKPKTSAEEEDGEYVFWFCDLLSK; via the coding sequence ATGAAACCAAAAGCTTTATTCAACTGGAGCAGCGGAAAAGATTCTGCGCTTGCTCTTTATAAAATACTACAGGCAGATCAATATGAAATTTCTACTTTGCTTACAAGTATTAATGAAGAATTTCAAAGGATTTCCATGCATGGTGTTCATGTTTCTCTGTTGGAAAAACAGACCGAAAGCCTCGGGATTTCGTTAATTAAAATGGAGCTTCCCAAAGAACCATCAATGGAAGAATACCAGCAAATCATGAGCAAAACAATGGCCGGAATTCAGGCTCAGGGGATTACCCATTCCGTTTTTGGTGATATTTTCCTGGAAGATCTGCGAAAATACAGGGAAGACCAATTAAATGCCATCGGTATGAAGGCTCTATTTCCCCTCTGGAAACAAGATACCTCCAACCTCATCCATGAATTTTTAGAGCTTGGTTTTAAAACCATTGTAACCTGTGTAAACGGAACTTATCTGGATAAAAGCTTTGCAGGACGAATCATTGATCAGAAATTTATAGATGATCTTCCTGAAAATGTAGATCCATGCGGAGAAAACGGTGAGTTTCACACCTTCACTTTTGATGGACCTATTTTCAAAAATCCGGTAAACTTTGAAATCGGGGAAACAGTTAAAAAAACTTATCCTAAACCTAAAACCTCTGCTGAAGAAGAAGACGGCGAATATGTTTTCTGGTTTTGTGATCTGCTGTCAAAATAA
- the ruvC gene encoding crossover junction endodeoxyribonuclease RuvC yields MISEKIILGIDPGTAVMGFGIISVKKGKMEMVSIHELILKKYPNHETKLKYIFERTLSLIDEFHPDEVALEAPFFGKNVQSMLKLGRAQGVAMAASLYRNIPITEYSPKKIKMAITGNGNASKEQVAGMLQNLLNLKEFPTKYLDASDGLAVAVCHHFNSGTIADTKSYSGWDSFLKQNPDRLK; encoded by the coding sequence ATGATTTCAGAGAAAATAATTTTAGGTATTGACCCGGGAACAGCTGTGATGGGGTTTGGCATTATCTCCGTAAAAAAAGGAAAAATGGAGATGGTTTCTATCCATGAACTGATCTTAAAAAAATATCCCAACCACGAAACAAAGCTCAAATATATTTTTGAAAGAACGCTGTCTCTCATCGATGAGTTTCATCCTGATGAAGTTGCTCTTGAAGCTCCTTTCTTTGGAAAAAACGTACAGAGTATGCTTAAACTTGGCCGTGCACAGGGAGTTGCCATGGCTGCCAGCCTTTACAGAAATATCCCTATCACCGAATATTCTCCGAAAAAAATTAAAATGGCCATCACCGGAAACGGAAACGCCAGTAAAGAACAGGTGGCAGGGATGCTTCAGAATCTTCTTAATTTAAAAGAATTCCCTACCAAATACCTGGATGCCTCTGACGGGCTTGCCGTTGCCGTATGTCATCATTTTAATTCCGGAACAATAGCAGATACCAAATCATATTCCGGATGGGATAGTTTTTTGAAACAGAATCCTGATAGATTGAAGTGA
- a CDS encoding PadR family transcriptional regulator: MKKNSLYKGTLQNIILKLLSKEIKMYGYQITQRAKELTEGELEMTEGALYPLLHKLEGDGMIISEIQKINGRDRKYYLLTEKGKKQQEEKETEMKSYLLNLQTIFNL, from the coding sequence ATGAAAAAGAATAGTCTTTATAAAGGTACCCTGCAGAATATTATTTTGAAGCTTCTTTCAAAAGAAATCAAAATGTACGGATATCAGATTACTCAAAGGGCAAAAGAACTCACGGAAGGTGAGCTTGAAATGACGGAAGGAGCACTTTATCCATTATTGCACAAACTGGAGGGTGACGGAATGATTATTTCTGAAATTCAGAAAATCAACGGAAGAGACCGTAAATATTATCTGCTGACTGAAAAAGGGAAAAAACAACAGGAAGAAAAAGAGACTGAGATGAAAAGCTACTTATTAAACCTACAAACCATATTCAATTTATGA
- a CDS encoding M64 family metallopeptidase, whose product MEKVLLSLLIGSSCFAQSFETVPLLQNGDNSKRVVIAVLGDGFTAAQQAAFTTSAQNTVNYLFTKSPYTEYKNYFNAYAVKVISTESGVKHPGTATDVTEPVIPVTNPNNYLGSTFDVGVHRCIYSNTTNKVGQVLAANIPDYDITYVLGNSTEYGGCGGTYAFASLNGSSNEIVVHELGHSFGKLADEYWFSGTLESANKTQNSNPATIKWKNWVGLNGVGVYAHAESPTWFRPHQSCEMRYLNQQFCSVCKEAIIEKIHSLVSPVDSYTPANNTSVDATSNVTFTVTEILPIPNTLVNTWTLNGTALGATGNSVTITPGQLNNGNNTLTFSVVDNNPLLKVDNHSTLHVTNVSWTLSKSTLKLSEVKAEERRFSIYPNPTDGEFFIKGKQDFSKDVKIEIYDTSGKLIPSRFEFKDAGIRIDIKNFPAGAYLLNVKENKNLILSQKIIKE is encoded by the coding sequence ATGGAAAAAGTTTTATTATCCCTTTTAATAGGAAGCAGCTGTTTTGCCCAGTCATTTGAGACTGTTCCTCTTTTACAGAACGGAGACAACAGTAAGCGGGTTGTGATTGCTGTGTTAGGAGACGGGTTTACCGCTGCACAGCAGGCTGCTTTCACAACATCAGCTCAGAATACGGTCAACTATCTTTTTACAAAAAGTCCCTATACAGAATATAAAAATTATTTTAATGCCTATGCGGTAAAAGTGATTTCTACAGAATCAGGAGTGAAGCACCCGGGAACTGCCACAGATGTTACTGAACCCGTAATTCCTGTAACCAATCCTAATAACTATCTTGGTTCTACCTTCGATGTTGGAGTTCACAGATGTATATACAGTAATACAACCAATAAGGTAGGGCAGGTTTTGGCGGCCAATATCCCGGATTATGATATCACCTATGTATTGGGTAATTCTACGGAATACGGAGGTTGTGGAGGTACCTATGCCTTTGCTTCCTTAAATGGTTCTTCTAATGAAATTGTGGTACATGAGCTAGGACATTCCTTTGGTAAATTAGCTGATGAATATTGGTTTTCAGGTACATTGGAATCCGCAAATAAAACCCAAAACTCCAATCCTGCGACGATCAAATGGAAAAATTGGGTAGGATTAAACGGGGTAGGTGTCTATGCTCATGCTGAAAGCCCAACCTGGTTCCGTCCGCATCAGAGTTGTGAGATGAGATATCTTAACCAGCAGTTTTGCTCCGTATGCAAAGAAGCAATTATCGAAAAAATCCATAGTTTAGTGTCTCCTGTAGATTCCTATACACCGGCAAATAACACTTCAGTAGATGCCACATCAAATGTTACTTTCACGGTCACTGAAATTCTTCCTATTCCTAATACATTGGTCAACACCTGGACATTAAATGGAACAGCTTTGGGGGCTACAGGAAATAGTGTTACCATTACTCCCGGACAACTTAACAATGGAAATAATACTTTGACATTTTCGGTCGTAGATAATAACCCGCTTTTAAAAGTTGATAATCACAGCACCCTTCATGTTACCAATGTTTCCTGGACTCTGAGTAAATCAACTCTTAAACTTTCAGAAGTAAAAGCTGAAGAAAGACGTTTCAGTATTTATCCGAATCCTACAGATGGTGAATTTTTCATTAAAGGAAAACAGGATTTTTCAAAAGATGTAAAAATAGAAATCTATGATACTTCCGGAAAATTGATTCCATCCAGATTTGAATTCAAAGATGCCGGGATAAGAATTGATATTAAAAACTTTCCGGCAGGTGCTTATCTGCTGAATGTAAAAGAAAACAAAAATCTGATTCTCTCTCAGAAAATCATAAAAGAATAA
- a CDS encoding pyridoxal phosphate-dependent decarboxylase family protein — protein sequence MNEHLKNDSANIGYLLNIIKEQGTDYLNSIEDRSTSVINNNLNTLLEKQELPESGLGAEEALRIFNEKFEPIMVGSGGPRYWGFVTGGATPASVAGDWLATVYDQNTQSVKGQGDISATIEMETVQLLLKLLKLPESFFCGFVSGATMSNFTCLAVGRQWLGKEQGRDIAKEGISGTVKILTATPHSSSIKSLSLLGLGSANIIKIKTEEGNREAIHIKDLEENILKLYGEPFILISSGGTVNTVDFDDFKAISKLKEKYNFWWHIDAAFGGFAACSETHHHLVEGWEYADSITVDCHKWLNVPYESAVFFIKEQYKILQIETFQNSNAPYLGDPLDNFNYLNFLPENSRRLKALPAWFSLMAYGKKGYQEIVDKNISWAKQFGQLIENSHDFKLLAPVRLNTVCFTLKDDAKQDAVGRFLEKLNNTGKVFMTPTFYNQHKGVRAAFVNWMTSENDIRQVFDLMNEIITEIQ from the coding sequence ATGAATGAACACTTGAAAAATGATTCAGCAAACATCGGATACCTGCTGAATATCATCAAAGAACAGGGGACGGATTATCTGAACTCTATTGAAGACAGATCAACATCGGTAATCAATAACAATCTAAACACTCTATTGGAAAAACAGGAACTCCCGGAATCAGGATTAGGAGCAGAAGAGGCTTTGCGGATTTTCAACGAAAAATTTGAACCGATCATGGTGGGTTCCGGAGGGCCCCGATACTGGGGATTTGTGACGGGAGGTGCTACACCGGCATCGGTAGCTGGTGACTGGCTGGCGACGGTTTATGATCAGAATACCCAGTCTGTAAAAGGACAGGGAGATATTTCCGCAACCATAGAAATGGAAACCGTACAGCTTTTGCTAAAACTTCTTAAGCTTCCGGAAAGTTTCTTTTGTGGTTTTGTATCAGGAGCTACAATGTCTAATTTTACCTGTTTGGCTGTGGGCCGTCAATGGCTGGGAAAAGAGCAGGGAAGAGATATTGCGAAAGAAGGCATTTCGGGAACAGTAAAGATACTCACAGCGACTCCTCACTCTTCTTCTATAAAATCATTGTCATTATTAGGACTGGGAAGCGCCAATATTATTAAGATTAAAACGGAAGAAGGAAACCGGGAAGCCATCCATATCAAGGATCTGGAAGAAAATATTCTAAAGCTTTATGGGGAGCCATTTATATTGATTTCAAGTGGAGGAACAGTAAATACGGTGGATTTTGATGATTTCAAAGCGATCAGCAAATTAAAAGAAAAATACAATTTCTGGTGGCACATCGATGCCGCTTTTGGTGGTTTTGCAGCTTGTTCGGAAACCCATCATCATCTTGTGGAAGGTTGGGAATATGCCGACAGTATCACAGTAGATTGTCACAAATGGCTGAATGTACCTTATGAAAGTGCCGTATTTTTCATTAAAGAGCAATATAAAATTTTACAGATAGAAACTTTTCAGAATTCAAATGCCCCTTATCTGGGAGATCCGTTGGATAATTTCAACTATTTAAATTTCCTTCCTGAAAACTCAAGAAGATTAAAGGCGCTTCCTGCATGGTTCTCTCTTATGGCTTATGGTAAAAAGGGGTATCAGGAGATTGTGGATAAGAATATATCATGGGCGAAACAGTTTGGACAGCTGATTGAAAACAGTCATGATTTTAAACTGCTGGCTCCGGTAAGACTGAACACAGTTTGCTTTACATTGAAAGATGATGCAAAGCAGGATGCGGTAGGACGATTTCTTGAAAAGCTAAATAATACAGGAAAAGTCTTTATGACCCCTACTTTTTATAATCAGCATAAAGGAGTAAGAGCTGCTTTTGTAAACTGGATGACTAGTGAAAACGATATCAGACAGGTATTTGATCTGATGAATGAAATCATTACTGAAATACAATAA
- a CDS encoding serine hydrolase domain-containing protein produces MIKNLVFLTLFCFLFSCTTTEAPKASPVDKKAIIDSTVAAFQKTLLEQQIDSAFKKYHFNGSIAVFKDTISLYRRENGYSDFKKKTKIDSNTIFAIGSVSKQFTAVLVLLQMEQGKLNVTDKVSKYLKEFQIKEYENITIHQLLNHTSGLNMVGGKLMFKSGSDFFYSNDGFNTLGKIVEKVSGRSYAENVQELFQKAGMNHSSTGDTFKGNNFASAYLGTPARFQEVPNMPKRLGGQEIGTPAGGILSTIQDLHSWNNALYGGKILKPETQKLFMAKSAERRHAIFGKMGYAYGIMLNIGQPNSYFHSGYIKGSPSLNIYYPDTKTSVIILSNIADEEKGKGVIFRPHIEVKKITDHLENTLTQLRSQH; encoded by the coding sequence GTGATCAAAAATTTAGTATTCCTGACTCTATTCTGTTTTTTATTTTCCTGTACAACAACTGAGGCTCCAAAGGCTTCTCCTGTTGATAAAAAAGCCATTATCGATTCTACTGTTGCCGCTTTTCAGAAAACACTTTTAGAACAACAGATTGATTCTGCTTTCAAAAAGTACCATTTCAATGGAAGTATTGCTGTTTTTAAAGACACCATATCCCTTTACAGAAGAGAAAACGGATATTCTGATTTTAAAAAGAAAACTAAAATTGACAGTAATACCATTTTTGCCATAGGTTCTGTAAGCAAGCAGTTTACCGCTGTTTTGGTATTACTTCAAATGGAACAGGGAAAACTGAACGTGACAGATAAAGTTTCAAAATATTTAAAGGAATTCCAGATCAAAGAATATGAAAACATTACAATTCATCAGCTATTGAACCATACTTCAGGGTTAAATATGGTGGGAGGAAAGCTTATGTTTAAAAGCGGTTCTGACTTCTTCTATTCCAACGACGGATTCAATACCCTTGGAAAGATTGTGGAAAAAGTTTCCGGAAGATCATATGCTGAAAACGTTCAGGAACTTTTTCAAAAAGCAGGAATGAACCATTCTTCAACCGGAGATACTTTTAAAGGAAATAACTTTGCCAGTGCTTATCTCGGTACACCTGCTAGATTTCAGGAAGTTCCCAATATGCCGAAAAGATTAGGCGGACAGGAAATAGGAACTCCGGCTGGTGGAATATTATCCACTATTCAGGATCTTCATTCATGGAACAATGCTTTGTATGGTGGGAAAATTTTAAAACCAGAAACGCAGAAGCTATTCATGGCAAAAAGCGCAGAAAGACGTCATGCAATCTTTGGAAAGATGGGCTACGCTTACGGCATCATGCTTAATATTGGCCAACCCAATTCTTATTTCCACAGCGGTTATATAAAAGGTTCCCCTTCATTAAATATCTATTATCCCGACACCAAAACTTCAGTAATCATCCTTTCTAATATTGCCGATGAAGAAAAGGGAAAAGGAGTTATCTTCAGACCTCATATTGAAGTAAAAAAGATTACAGATCATCTTGAGAACACTCTTACGCAGCTAAGATCACAACACTAG
- a CDS encoding methylmalonyl-CoA mutase family protein, translated as METQKYTPTNKVRIVTAASLFDGHDAAINIMRRVIQGTGCEVIHLGHDKSAEEVVNTAIQEDANAIALTSYQGGHTEYFKYIYDLLREKNSPQIKIFGGGGGVILPEEIKDLMSYGIDRIYSPDDGRELGLQGMIDDLVHRSDFATGKDVTAEDLDAISFENSTSIASIISAVENFSEEKPELVKAIDEKSKDLTIPIIGITGTGGAGKSSLTDELVRRFLRSNTDKKIAIISIDPSKKKTGGALLGDRIRMNAINDPRVYMRSMATRENNVSVSPFIHSALNVLKLAHPDVIILETSGIGQSGSEVSDFADVSMYVMTPEYGASTQLEKIDMLDYADLVALNKSDKRGALDALQAVRKQFQRNHLLWESPLEDMPVYATKASQFNDHGTTELYNRLVSKVNEKFADLKLNTFVEQEITDEVTIIPPKRVRYLSEIVENNKQYDINIEKQAELARTMYHIEGVKKIISNEVLEAEYQKAEKHLQQDNIDFLKTWDDTKKAFQEEFYSYFVRGKEIKVETSTESLSHLRIPKIALPKYNDWGDLIQWKGQENLPGSFPYTAGIYPFKRTGEDPTRMFAGEGGPERTNRRFHYVSAEMPAKRLSTAFDSVTLYGQDPALPPDIYGKIGNAGVSIATLDDAKKLYSGFDLVNALTSVSMTINGPAPMLLAFFMNAAIDQNVEKYIKENGLEAKVEAKLKEKFDDKGLERPKYKGELPPSNNGLGLQLLGLTGDEVIPANVYAEIKAKTIATVRGTVQADILKEDQAQNTCIFSTEFALRLMGDVQEYFIREKVRNFYSVSISGYHIAEAGANPVSQLAFTLANGFTYVEYYLSRGMDINDFAPNLSFFFSNGIDPEYSVIGRVARRIWAKAMKLKYGADERSQMLKYHIQTSGRSLHAQEIDFNDIRTTLQALYAIYDNCNSLHTNAYDEAITTPTEQSVRRAMAIQLIINKELGLAKNENPLQGSFIIEELTDLVEEAVYTEFDRITERGGVLGAMETMYQRSKIQEESMHYEWLKHTGEYPIIGVNTFLGKDGSPTVLPGEVIRSTEEEKQSQIESLHNFQQANDDRSEEALKQLQHAAINQQNLFEVMMDAVKYCSLGQITNALFEVGGKYRRNM; from the coding sequence ATGGAAACCCAAAAATATACTCCAACCAACAAGGTAAGAATCGTAACTGCTGCCTCATTATTTGATGGGCATGATGCTGCGATCAATATTATGCGTCGTGTTATTCAGGGAACAGGATGCGAAGTGATCCATTTAGGACACGATAAATCAGCAGAGGAAGTTGTAAATACAGCAATCCAGGAAGATGCCAATGCTATTGCATTAACTTCATATCAGGGAGGTCACACAGAATATTTCAAATATATCTACGACCTGTTGAGAGAAAAAAATTCACCACAGATCAAAATTTTTGGCGGTGGTGGCGGTGTAATCCTTCCGGAAGAGATCAAAGATCTGATGTCTTATGGAATAGACAGAATTTATTCTCCGGATGACGGTCGTGAACTTGGTCTTCAGGGAATGATTGATGATCTTGTGCACAGATCAGATTTTGCGACAGGAAAAGATGTAACTGCAGAAGACCTGGATGCCATCAGTTTTGAAAACTCAACAAGCATCGCCAGTATTATCTCTGCTGTTGAAAACTTCTCAGAAGAAAAACCTGAGCTTGTAAAAGCAATTGACGAAAAGTCTAAAGATTTAACCATTCCAATTATTGGTATTACAGGTACTGGAGGAGCTGGTAAGTCTTCTTTAACAGATGAATTGGTAAGACGTTTCTTACGTTCAAATACTGATAAGAAAATTGCCATTATCTCTATTGACCCTTCAAAAAAGAAAACCGGAGGGGCTTTATTAGGAGACAGAATCCGTATGAACGCGATCAATGATCCTAGAGTGTATATGCGTTCTATGGCAACGAGAGAAAATAACGTTTCCGTTTCTCCATTCATTCATTCTGCTTTGAATGTACTGAAACTGGCTCATCCTGATGTTATCATCCTTGAAACTTCAGGGATCGGGCAGTCTGGTTCAGAAGTATCAGATTTTGCCGATGTTTCTATGTATGTAATGACTCCTGAATATGGAGCGTCTACACAGCTGGAAAAAATCGACATGTTGGACTATGCGGATCTTGTCGCATTAAATAAATCTGACAAAAGAGGGGCTCTTGATGCTCTTCAGGCGGTAAGAAAACAGTTCCAGAGAAACCACCTTTTATGGGAAAGTCCATTAGAAGATATGCCTGTATATGCTACAAAAGCATCTCAGTTTAATGACCACGGAACAACGGAACTCTACAACAGATTGGTTTCTAAAGTAAACGAAAAGTTTGCTGATTTAAAACTAAATACATTCGTAGAACAGGAAATCACAGACGAAGTAACAATTATTCCTCCAAAAAGAGTTCGTTACCTTTCTGAAATTGTTGAAAACAACAAGCAATACGACATCAATATCGAAAAACAGGCTGAGCTGGCCAGAACAATGTATCATATTGAAGGCGTAAAAAAAATAATTTCCAATGAGGTGTTAGAGGCTGAATATCAAAAGGCAGAAAAACATCTTCAACAGGATAATATCGACTTCCTGAAGACATGGGATGATACTAAAAAAGCTTTCCAGGAAGAATTCTACTCTTATTTTGTAAGAGGAAAAGAGATTAAGGTGGAAACTTCTACAGAATCCTTATCTCATTTGAGAATTCCAAAAATTGCATTACCAAAATACAATGACTGGGGTGATCTGATCCAATGGAAAGGACAGGAAAACCTTCCGGGAAGTTTCCCTTATACAGCAGGAATTTATCCGTTCAAGAGAACCGGTGAGGATCCGACAAGAATGTTTGCTGGAGAAGGAGGTCCCGAAAGAACCAACAGAAGATTCCATTATGTTTCTGCAGAAATGCCTGCAAAACGTTTATCCACAGCATTTGACTCGGTAACTTTATATGGTCAGGATCCTGCTTTACCACCGGATATTTATGGTAAAATCGGAAATGCAGGAGTTTCTATTGCAACATTGGATGATGCTAAAAAACTGTATTCCGGATTTGATCTGGTTAATGCACTGACTTCGGTTTCCATGACGATCAACGGTCCTGCACCGATGCTATTGGCTTTCTTTATGAATGCTGCCATTGATCAGAATGTTGAAAAATATATCAAAGAAAACGGTTTAGAAGCTAAAGTAGAGGCTAAACTTAAGGAGAAATTTGACGATAAAGGTTTAGAAAGACCAAAATATAAAGGCGAACTTCCTCCATCCAATAATGGTTTAGGATTACAGCTTTTAGGATTAACGGGTGATGAAGTAATTCCTGCAAATGTATACGCAGAAATTAAAGCTAAAACGATTGCTACCGTTCGTGGTACCGTTCAGGCTGATATCTTAAAAGAAGACCAGGCTCAGAATACGTGTATCTTCTCTACTGAATTTGCCCTTAGACTCATGGGTGACGTTCAGGAATATTTCATCCGAGAGAAAGTAAGAAACTTCTACTCTGTTTCCATTTCAGGATATCATATTGCTGAAGCAGGAGCAAACCCAGTTTCTCAATTGGCATTCACCCTGGCCAACGGTTTCACTTATGTGGAATATTACTTAAGCCGTGGAATGGACATCAATGATTTTGCACCGAACTTATCTTTCTTCTTCTCCAATGGTATCGACCCTGAGTATTCGGTAATCGGACGTGTAGCAAGAAGAATCTGGGCAAAAGCTATGAAATTAAAATACGGAGCTGACGAAAGAAGCCAGATGCTGAAATATCACATTCAAACTTCAGGACGTTCTCTTCACGCTCAGGAAATTGATTTCAATGACATCAGAACAACTCTTCAGGCGCTTTATGCGATCTATGATAACTGTAATTCACTTCATACCAATGCTTATGATGAGGCGATCACGACTCCTACTGAGCAATCTGTAAGAAGAGCGATGGCAATTCAGTTGATCATCAACAAGGAATTAGGACTGGCTAAAAACGAAAATCCGCTTCAGGGATCATTTATCATTGAAGAATTAACGGATCTTGTGGAAGAAGCTGTATATACAGAATTTGACAGAATTACTGAAAGAGGTGGTGTTCTTGGAGCTATGGAAACAATGTATCAGCGTTCAAAAATCCAGGAAGAATCTATGCATTACGAATGGCTGAAGCACACCGGTGAATATCCGATTATCGGGGTAAATACATTCTTAGGAAAAGATGGCTCACCAACTGTTTTACCAGGGGAAGTTATCCGTTCTACTGAAGAAGAAAAACAATCACAGATTGAATCTCTACACAACTTCCAGCAAGCGAATGACGACAGATCTGAAGAAGCTCTGAAACAACTTCAGCATGCAGCCATCAACCAGCAAAATTTATTTGAAGTAATGATGGATGCTGTAAAATACTGCTCTCTAGGACAAATTACCAACGCTTTATTTGAAGTGGGTGGTAAATACAGAAGAAATATGTAA
- a CDS encoding DUF4407 domain-containing protein — translation MKTNQQTINQGTHKINWFQKFLMVCSGGNIHILRKTPSEWNKFSGIGGIVLFTAVFATLSAGYAMYTVFDNIWAAVGFGILWGLMIFNLDRYIVSSIKKTGTWWNQILMAIPRLILATFLGIIISKPLELKIFEKEVNKQLNTIIQRNKKQLQGEMNGRILQQSGPFETEKQQISGKIAQYQKSYDSASVELEKEILGKQSGLTSGKEGYGPNAKRKQELKVQRRQDLENYQKQAAPRLEYLDKEISKVYTNLETERKSTETFEDKFNGFAARLQALDELGKNSAIIGLAAAFIMGLFICLEISPVLVKLISHIGPYDYLLEKTENDFRLYSKEKIEKGNALTDFRIEDFKDNLKN, via the coding sequence ATGAAAACAAACCAACAAACTATAAATCAAGGGACTCATAAAATAAACTGGTTCCAAAAGTTTCTGATGGTGTGTTCCGGCGGGAACATCCATATCTTAAGAAAGACTCCGAGTGAATGGAATAAATTTTCAGGGATTGGAGGGATTGTACTTTTCACTGCAGTATTTGCCACTTTATCTGCAGGCTACGCGATGTATACCGTTTTTGACAACATTTGGGCAGCTGTAGGATTTGGAATTCTTTGGGGATTGATGATTTTTAATCTTGACCGTTATATCGTTTCTTCCATTAAAAAAACAGGAACATGGTGGAATCAGATTCTGATGGCTATTCCCCGTCTTATCCTAGCCACATTTTTAGGGATTATTATTTCTAAACCATTAGAGCTTAAAATTTTTGAGAAAGAGGTAAATAAACAGTTGAATACCATCATTCAAAGGAATAAAAAGCAGCTTCAGGGTGAAATGAATGGAAGGATTCTTCAACAGAGCGGCCCTTTTGAAACCGAAAAACAGCAGATTTCAGGAAAAATAGCACAGTATCAGAAATCCTATGATTCTGCTTCAGTAGAACTTGAAAAAGAAATTCTGGGAAAACAATCGGGTCTAACCAGTGGAAAAGAGGGTTACGGACCGAATGCTAAACGTAAACAGGAATTAAAAGTGCAACGCAGACAGGATCTTGAGAATTATCAAAAACAAGCTGCTCCCAGACTGGAATATTTAGACAAAGAAATATCCAAGGTATATACGAATCTGGAAACAGAAAGAAAATCTACAGAGACTTTTGAGGACAAATTCAATGGGTTTGCAGCAAGACTTCAGGCACTGGATGAACTGGGTAAGAATTCAGCGATTATAGGATTGGCAGCAGCTTTTATTATGGGACTGTTCATCTGTCTTGAGATCTCTCCGGTTCTGGTAAAATTAATTTCTCATATAGGGCCTTACGATTATCTTTTAGAAAAAACAGAAAATGATTTCAGGTTGTATTCCAAAGAGAAAATTGAAAAAGGAAACGCTCTGACAGATTTCAGAATTGAAGATTTTAAGGATAATCTGAAAAATTAA
- a CDS encoding 2'-5' RNA ligase family protein encodes MKKMYFIAIYPPQEIIEEIKAFKRDLVMNYANSKALKNEAHITLFPPFSREIEMEDDIHIAFQKINTEINPFEVELDGFGSFPNPKNPVLYIQPKANIHLTELYHRVKEYFNFVPYSFSPHMTVGYRDLSWENYLKAWEKYETKDYKTKFLVDKIILLRHDGQWVPIAEKKLEK; translated from the coding sequence ATGAAAAAAATGTACTTCATAGCCATTTATCCTCCTCAGGAGATTATTGAAGAAATAAAAGCCTTTAAAAGAGATCTGGTAATGAATTATGCCAATTCCAAGGCTTTGAAAAATGAAGCCCATATTACACTATTCCCTCCCTTTTCCAGAGAAATTGAAATGGAGGACGATATTCATATTGCTTTTCAGAAGATCAATACGGAAATCAACCCTTTTGAAGTAGAACTGGATGGCTTTGGAAGCTTTCCTAATCCTAAAAATCCTGTACTCTATATTCAGCCAAAAGCAAATATTCATTTAACTGAGCTTTATCATAGGGTAAAAGAGTATTTTAATTTTGTCCCTTATTCTTTTAGCCCACATATGACTGTAGGCTACAGAGATCTGAGTTGGGAAAATTATCTTAAAGCCTGGGAAAAATATGAAACAAAGGATTATAAAACTAAATTCTTAGTTGATAAAATAATACTTCTCCGCCACGATGGACAATGGGTGCCTATAGCAGAAAAAAAACTGGAAAAATAA